A window of the Gossypium hirsutum isolate 1008001.06 chromosome A03, Gossypium_hirsutum_v2.1, whole genome shotgun sequence genome harbors these coding sequences:
- the LOC107935063 gene encoding LOB domain-containing protein 15 gives MSRDRERLDEIGKKIKTDAGGEMGRRHLLGPPGTLNTITPCAACKLLRRRCAEECPFSPYFSPHEPHKFAAVHKVFGASNVSKMLMEVPENQRADAANSLVYEANLRLRDPVYGCMGAIVTLQQQMQNLQAELNAIRAEILKYKIREVTNSNILPSTHPHTHTHTHATLVSGGAVSVAASSSPLPPPPSIVVSTSSSSSASSLYTSATSATGYSSISSDNVPFFN, from the exons ATGTCCAGAGACAG GGAGAGATTGGATGAAATAGGGAAGAAGATCAAGACAGATGCAGGTGGTGAAATGGGGAGGAGACATCTGTTGGGTCCGCCTGGAACCTTGAATACCATCACACCTTGTGCCGCATGTAAGCTCTTGAGAAGAAGGTGTGCTGAAGAGTGTCCTTTCTCTCCTTATTTCTCCCCACATGAACCCCACAAATTTGCTGCTGTTCACAAAGTTTTTGGTGCAAGCAACGTCTCCAAGATGTTAATG GAGGTGCCAGAGAACCAAAGAGCCGATGCGGCAAACAGTCTGGTTTATGAGGCAAACTTGAGGCTAAGAGATCCGGTATACGGGTGCATGGGTGCCATCGTAACTTTGCAGCAACAAATGCAGAATTTGCAAGCGGAATTGAACGCAATAAGAGCTGAGATACTGAAATACAAGATTAGAGAAGTTACTAATAGTAACATCCTCCCTTCTACTCATCCTCACACTCACACTCACACTCACGCTACTTTAGTTTCTGGTGGGGCGGTATCAGTTGCTGCTTCATCTTCCCCTCTTCCACCTCCACCTTCTATTGTTGTCTCAACATCTTCCTCATCTTCCGCATCTTCTCTCTACACATCGGCAACTAGTGCAACCGGATATAGCTCCATTTCTAGTGATAATGTTCCATTCTTCAATTAA